AATGGTAGAAACATAGAAGAATAGTTTAAATTAAGACGCGCAGTATGTATAAATAAGCATAttgtatggacatacacacacccgcacacacacacacacacacacacacacacacacacacacacacacacacacacacacacacacacacacacacacacacacatatatatatatatgtatatatatgtatatatatatgtgtgtatatatatatatatatatatatatgtgtgtgtgtatgtgtgtgtgcgcgcgtgtgcgtgtatgtgtgtgtgtgtgtgtgtgtatgtgtgtgtgtgtgtgtgtgtgtgtgtgtgcgtgcgcgtgcgtgtgcgtgcatgtgcgtgtgcgtttgtgtgtgtgtgtgtgtgtgtgtgtgtgtgtgtgtgtgtgtgtgtgtgtgtgtgtgtgtgtgtgtgtgtgtgtgcgtgtgtgtgagtgtgcctgtgtgtgtatgtgtgtgtgtgtgcgtgtgcgtgtgtgtatgtatataaatatacatgtatatatatatatatatatgtatatatatacatacatacatatatatgtatatatacatatgcatatacatttatatatatatatatatatatatatatatatatatatatatatatatatatatatatatgcatacatacatatatacatacatatatatatatatatatatatatatatatatatatatatacatatatgtatatatatatatatatgcatacatacatatatacatatatatatacatatatgtatatatatatatatatgtatacatacatatatacatatatatatatatatatatacatatatgtatatatatatatatatatatataaatatatacatatatacgtgtatatatatatatatatatatatatatatatatatatatatatatatatgtgtgtgtgtgtgtgtgtgtgtgtgtgtgtgtgtgtgtgtgtgtgtgtgtgtgtgtgtgcgtgtgcgtgtgcgtgtgcgtgtgcgtgtgcgtgtgcgtgtgcgtgtgcgtgtgtgtgtgtgtgtgtgtgcgtgtgcgtgtgtgtgtgtgtgtgtgtgtgtgtgtgtgtgtgtgtgtgtgtgtgtgtgtgtgtgtgtgtgtgtgtgtgtgtgtgtgtgtgtgtgcgtgcgcgtgcgcgtgcgtgtgcgtgtgcgtgtgtgcgcgtgcatgtgcgtgtgcgtttgtgtgtgtgtgtgtgtgtgtgtgtgtgtgtgtgtgtgtgtgtgtgtctgtgtgtgtgtgtgtgtgtgtgtgtgtgcgtgtgtgtgagtgtgcctgtgtgtgtatgtgtgtgtgtgtgtgcgtgtgcgtgtgtgtatgtatataaatatacatgtatatatatatatatatatatatatatatatatgtatatatatacatacatacatatatatgtatatatacatatgcatatacatttatatatatatatatatatatatatatatatatatatatatatatatatatatatgcatacatacatatatacatacatatatatatatatatatatatatatatatatatatacacatatatgtatatatatatatatatatatatatatatatatatatatatgcatacatacatatatacatatatatatatatatatatatatatatatatatatatatgtatatatatatatatatgtatgtatatatatatatatatatatatatatatatgtatacatacatatatacatatatatatatatatatatatatatatatatatatatatatatatatacatatatgtatatatatatatatacgtgtatatatatatatatatatatatatatatatatatatatatatatatatatatatatgtgtgtgtgtgtgtgtgtgtgtgtgtgtgtgtgtgtgcgtgtgcgtgtgcgtgtgcgtgtgcgtgtgcgtgtgtgtgtgtgtgtgtgtgtgtgtgtgtgtgtgtgtgcgtgcgtgcgtgtgcgtgtgtgtgtgtgtgtgtgtgtgtgtgtgtgtgtgtgtgtgtgtgtgtgtgcgtgcgtgcgtgcgtgcgtgtgtgtgtgtgtgtgtgtgtgtgtgtgtgtgcgtgtgcgtgtgcgtgtgcgtgtgcgtgtgcgtgtgcgtgtgtgtgtgcgtgtgcgtgtgcgtgtgcgtgtgcgtgtgcgtgtgtgtgtgtgtgtgtgtgtgtgtatgcgtgtgcgtgcgtgcgcgcgtgcgtgtgtgtgtgtgtgtgtgtgtgtgtgtatgtgtgcgtgcgtgcgtgcgtgcgtgcgtgtgtgtgtgtgtgtgtgtgtgtgtgcgtgtgcgtgtgcgtgtgcgtgtgcgtgtgcgtgtgcgtgtgtgtgtgtgtgtgtgtgtgtgtgtgtgtgtgtgtgtgtgtgtgcgtgcgtgcgtgtgtgtgcgtgtgtgcgtgtgtgtgtgtgtgtgtgtgtgtgtgtgtgtgtgggtgtgtgtgtgggtgtgtgtgggggtgtgtgtgtgtgcgtgcgtgcgtgcgtgtgtgtgtgtgtgtgtgtgtgtgtgtgtgtgtgtgtgtgtgtgtgtgtgtgtgtgtgtgtgtgtgtgtgtgtgttgtgtgtgtttgtgtgtgtgtgtgtgtgtgtgtgtgtgtgtgtgtgtgtgtgtgtgtgtgtgtgtgtgtgtgtgtgtgtgtgcgagtgtgcgtgtgcgtgtgtgtatgtgtgtatgtatatataaatatacatgtatgtatatatgtatgtatatacatacatacatataaatgtatatatacatatgcatacacatttatatatatatatatatatatatatatatatatatatatatatatatatatatatatatatatatatatatatatatatatacatacacacacacacacacacacacacacacacacacacatatatatatatatatatatatatatatatatatatatatatatatatatatatatatatatatatatatatatatatatatttatatatacttttatatatacgtatatatatgtatatgtatatgtatatatatatatatatatatatatatatatatatgtatgtatatatatatgtatatatatgaatatatgtacgtgtatatccACATTCCACAGTCTCAGTCATGGTAGCGTAAGCGACCCTCGACGAAGGTAAACAAGAGTGCCGTGGAAAGGACATTATTACATAATATCATTTACGCtcgattatgatgttattatagCCACAGACACTTCAGAATGGCGTTTTCCTTGAGGCTGGCTGGCAGGTGCATATCTGGAGCGGCGAGATATGGAGTTCATCCCGGTTTTAATGGAGTAAAGACAACTTCATTAGTCCCCTTCAGCAAACCCAATGGAGTGAATATTCCTGGTAAATATATTGTGTCCTcttccatgttcatgtttttcGTGGCATTATTCGTAAGCGTGTTTGTAAAGTATGTATTAAATTTATACTTCCAAAGATATATCGCTCCATCATCTTATGATATCTTAATGTCGTAAGGCAATTTACGTTCGTGTAACCGGCAGCCGGTTGCATGGTAAAGAATCATTCATGTATGCAGACAGTAGGGTATTATGTAATACGCTTTTGGAggatatgtataaaaaaacatacagcTCACCCCAGTTATTTAGACTAGCATACAAGATGATGTAACTATTTGTACCTGTCTGTCTtgttctatctatcaatctatatgatgAACCATATATCCAACCAATTGATATTAGGAATtaactttctgtctgtcagtgatTTTCATGTTTGTATCTGTTTAATTTCTCAATCATTTCAGTATATGTTTACTTTGTAAATATCTCATTACAAGGGTATTTCTGATTTCTTGAAGCATAATATTTAGGATTTGTATTCCACTGTGATTATGTAGCTAAGAGAATTATTTCTTTGTATAAATGTGGCAAAATGAAAGATTTCACAATTATTATATTTAGATTGAAATGAATAACACCTAAGATCTTTAGCTCTTTGTATATCATATgaaggatttttaaaaaaattttcatttaggatcagaaaaaaaatcaaatcacaaaTGCAAACTGTTTACTTGATGATGAATTCCAAGAAAGGATTTTTGACAAATAACCACTACCAATATATGTCATTGGTAGTAGTGTTAGGCTTCCCAATTTTAATATGCTGAATACTCTACCCAGCTATTGACCAGCGCCGCCATTATGCCATGCGTCTGGAACTCACTGAATATGGCATCATGTGGAGGAGACCAAAGTACGTTCCTTCATGGCAGCCGGAGAAATCGGGAGATCTGGAGGGTGTCAAGGAACCAGAGTTGTCCACACCAAACCTGAAGGTGCAGCCTGCGAAGGATGTGCTTGACCAGTGAGTAATTGGAATAGTTTCTTGTTATTCCTTGATATTATTCTGACTTTCTATGCAAGTattgtgtaaatatttttgtcatttgtttgtttcttgatgttattatggttgacttttttttttctaacttttagCACAGTGGCAGTAGATTGCGTGATTACTCGTGTCCACAATAATTTTAGGGTTATTGATTGTATTTACACACAGATTGTTAGTACTACTTATTTCACGAGATGTTACCACTCTTCATTAGATTAggctatgttaggttaggttttaggttaggttcagtTTAAGAATAgaataggttaggtttggtttggttttaggATCAGTTAGGTTcatttttaggttaggttaggttgtagattaggttaggttgtagattaggttaggttttaaattaggttaggttttaaattaggttaggttttaaattaggttaggttttaaattaggttaggttttaaATTAGGttgtagattaggttaggttgtagattaggttaggttgtagattaggttaggttgtagattaggttaggttgtagattaggttaggttaggttgtagattaggttaggttttaaataggtttggttaggttaggttcagttttaggctaggttaggtttggttaggattTAGGCTAGGTTTGAGGCtttaggttgggttaggataGGTTTTAGGTTGGGTTAAGATAGGATagattttaggttaggttaggatagggtaggttttaggttaggttaggataggttttaggttaggatatgttttaggttaggttaggataggtgataggttttaggttaggttttagatTGGGTTAAATGAGGTGAGGTGTTAGgtcaggtttggtttggttaggttagtttaggttttaggtttggtttggtttggtttggtttggtttgaagTTAAGTGAGGTGAGctgttaggtcaggttaggttttaggttaggttttaggttaggtttatgttaggtttatgttaggttaggttttaggttataTTTGATTTGGGTTTAGGTCAAgttataggttaggttggttaaatTAGCACTCATGGAGCCAACTGTGTGTAACAAAATTATCAAAAACTGTAGTAGACATACACCCAAAgccatatttctttttctgtgtgtttttgtgtgtgtgtttttcaagACAAACAGGGGTGTATAATGAAACACCATATGCACTTTGCAGAGTTGATGAGGTAACCAGAAGACTCCTCTCCATTGAATTCAGCAGCCATAAAGAGAACTTGAAAATCCAGCGGCACGAACTCTGCAAGAAAATCCAGCGACACCAACATGATACTGGCTCTATGGAAGTGGCAAGTATGTAACACAAGACAAATGTGTTGTGATTGATAAAATTATGAAATTGATTAATACAGTGTCAAAAGCTTGTGCTTTTgagattctctttttttatcattgaaGTAGAATGTTTCTAACTGGTAGTATCAGTAATTGCTTGTTCTCTCTGCTTTTCCAGTTGCGATGATGACTATAAAAATTCGAAACCTTCAGAAGGAAACATTCAAATGCAAGAAGAATATTGTGCAGAGGTGTTACCTGCAGGAATTAATCGACCGTCGCAAAAAAACGCTGAAGCACTTGCGTAGAATGGACTACAAGCGCTTTGAGTGGCTAATTGGAGAGCTAAACATCATCTTTCGGCCACCCCCAAGGTACAGTATATGTACTTCAATATTTAATTGTGTTTAAATTTTTTCTGCTTTAAATGTATTTTTCGCTATGGTAACTGAATATAATTAGGCTCTAACCCACTGTGCTGAGGTGGCATTACATACATGTCATGTGCACTGCAAGTTTAGTTTATTCATTGTGTTTGCAtataaatggctccacaagtgtttAGTTAACATGGAGTCGAACactagtcctacctatctcacctttttgtccttttccttgattttttttttttattgcttatattttcatattaaagtaatcataatgtcaataaaaataatagcattgatattaCTAGCATATGAAAACTATCCCATAAAATTCAGGTAATGGAGAAATCAGGTGAAGTTATATAGTCCTAATGTTAACTCCTTGATGGCTGTGCACtttgtataactatatgtatgtatgtatgtatgtctaaagaaaaaaaatggctaaaGGGTTAAATATCCAGTATGATACAATTATATAGTTAGTCTTGAGTAAAATACAGTATGATACAATTATATAGTTAGTCTTGAGTAAAATAATGTTTATGCAATCTTTAtgtagtctttctaaactgccgCTTCTATCTGTGATCAGGTATATTCTTTTCTTACTGCAAGAGATACTTTACTTGCCATAAAGTGGccttgtttatcttttatagTACAACTACATAACTTCTATATTTATGACCTTACTTTATACGGTAACTCAACCTTCATACACTTCTATTACAGGTACTACCGATGGGTTGCAAGAAAAGCATCGCTGAAGAAGCTTGTCCGTATGCGCAAGAGAGAGATCATTCACAAGAAACTCAATGAATATAAGGAGAGCTTGGAGAGCCAGAAGGAGCCGTTCCTCAAGGAGAAGGCAGAGACCTTGAAATGGATTGCAGAAACTGAGAAAAGCCTCGGACTCCCTGTTAGCGTGACTGTACCAGAGGCAACTTCATCTTCTGCTTAATGGGAATTAGGATGATGCCTTTTGGCTGTGAAAACCACTTTCTATGTAATGGGTTTATTAAAAGATGAGATAACAGTTTTGAAAATCAATCTTGATTTCATCTTTGCATCCTAAAGATGAAAACCATGTGCAGTAAAAAACGTCTCATCTTTTACTAAAAGTTTGTGGATAGCAAATTTTTCTACCTAATTACCAACATGGTAGAATGTGTTGTGTTGTCAGTCAAGATGGTTTCTGttgtatattgttatataataaagtatttttttttgtaaaaaaatattgaaacaaGAGTTATCATTAGAGAATAAAGTTCATATAGATTTGATTTAATTTTCTTAAGACTACCTCTTTTTGtccaaaaaggaaaggaaaggaaagaagtttTTCCATGTAgttttataaaaattataaactgTACATACAGAAATTCAGTAATTACATTACTTCATTTAATCCAAACACAGCAACGTAAATTCTCTACAATTTTTCACTTTTTACAGTTAGGTATTTGTACAAATAGGTACAAATGAGAATTAATAACTTCACAGAATCAGATGTAGTTGATGAGTTTATATATCTTCTCAGAAACACACttgtcatgtatttctgatgaagatataatgaaACCCATCAAGTACATCCTTGATGTAAGAGGTGTATCTAATACACTTCAATATTaactttgtcttgtctttctgaaGATATAATGGAAATGTATCAAATATATCTCTTTGAATTGTTTAGTTAGTCCCCCTCAATTATTCCTACTTCTACATTCATCGCAATGAATTCTCTTCAGATAGGTACTTCCTTTAAGTCAACATTATTTACTGGAATACTATGGCACAGAATTGCGAAGCACCTTAAAAGCCAAATGCAGACAGACCCTTCACACGGGGGTGCTGTACAGTAGACTTTGCCTTGCGTGTCTCTTCTGTATCAGTacccttttccttgtctttctctttatctttgcgGCGGAAGCAGGAAGATAGTGTCAGAGATTCTTTGTGGAACCTCAAAGGAAGCACTCCTAGCTGGCCCCCATATCTGTTCTTCACAACCTGGAATTGTCAATGTTCACGGATATTTATGGGAATGTTGAGCTTAATGTATGAACAGACCAGCATTTATGTAGGCAAACAAATTCAAACACTATTAATTTATGTTTACACAAATTTAGTaaggtatttcttttttttctgtaatatcaAAGTCCAAACAAAATAATTCTACTAGATAGCAAAATAGTATCTCAGTTTACCTGCAATGCCTTCTTGCTTTGATTGATGGCTGAGCTGCTTTTCACCTGCAGAATGAGCACATTGTCTGCCTCCTGTGTTGCCTTGGCTCCACCAAATACACTGTTGATGCTCAGTAGCTGACCATCGGGCACCTGTTATGAAGTACATACATCTGACTTGTGCTTACAATGGAAAAAGTTAAATGGGAAAAAGATTATTTAGAAAcaaattgttgttttttgtgtgttgggATGAGAAATTGGTAGATTAATTAATGGAAAATACAAACAGTTTGTGATATGGAATGAAACTGGGGTTTAAATGGAAATAAGTACAAAGAATTGATGCTAAAATATTGACCCACTGGTGCCAAGTTAATGCACTTCAACTGTCGttttataaattttgtttatGCATAGATGGCTCTGTAATTCTGACTACAATTCGTCCCTAAACAACTTCAAGCTGTAAGAGGTTACCTCAATGGCAGGAGAGAGGTAAGTGTATAGTACTTAATAATTGATGCAGATTATGCTGAGTTTGCCTATTTGAATTTTCATAGTATAAAGGAATGTGCATAATATGCAAAGAGGACTTGATAGCCCTTTTAACAGTAAATTTTCATATATCACACTAGTTGAAAGTAAACAAGTGTTTGTGGTTATACAGAGGTAGTGGATTACCCAGTATATTTAATTCTAATCCTAAGAACTAATTTTCATTATGTCAAGTGTCGCTTACATGGTGCTTTGGACAAGCTTCTTAATTTGCCAGCAAATTTGCTTGTGAAAGCATTTAAAGGCTTTCATTTACCAGTGAATAAAATCATGAATTCACACTGACTGTTTGATGCTGCAATAAAGTTGAACATATTCAACTTTACCACTAGCGTCTAATGTTACAGTAGCGGAAAGATTACTAGTCCAGTTGACGATGgcagtgtgtgagggtgtatgtgctTTGCTGCTGGGTGCATTGtccaattttctttttatgatagCTCCAAAACTATCCCAAGTGAATGGAAATGAAACATTCACCCTCCTTCAGATTATTGAAAACTATCCCATCATGAAGAAGGCAGATTTAAAGACTATTCAAATAAGCCAATGTGCAATGGACAAACAACACAAATGCACTTAGCACTTTTGTACCCATGCACATCTttttaaggataaggataagtcagaTATGCAAAGCAGTCTCATTACAAAATCATGCATTCTAGCTTGGAGCACAAAAGATGACAGCAGCTTGCAGCAAATCCTCCTGTGATACCATGACGCCTGGGACTCCTTGAAAATGCTAGTGAACATAACTTATGCCACCATTGTGTAAACGGCTCACTGCTTGTGTCTTTATCACTTTCAAATTTGCTCTAGGAGAGCATTAAGAAAGTTTTAATCAGGGCAGCAACAAGTGCACATTAAAACAACAATAGAACAACACTAAAGTGTTTAAAAATGTTTTTCAAATTTAGAACATGTATTTGTGAGGTTCATTTCAGCCGTATGCTGTATGTCTTTACACAATACACAACactcaacaaaacacacacacacacatacacaaagaagggGGGGATGGTACAGATGAGATCAGATAGAACTAGTGATGGTGACTATGTACTTTGGGAGCAATCTATGAGTAAATCAAATTAATGACCTAAAATCACACTGGACTTGGATTGTATGTATAAGCACTCCCGGCATCAATAGGTTAAGAGATACCTGAGAATTAAAGTTCAAACTCCATTACTCATCTGCCTGACAGGTGATtaaggtaattattgctattattttatttgaTGGCATGATTTAATTACTGGTTatagttattgtctttattatttatttctaattataatgattatcattacttttttatctaaagtaagggggaggggatgggatatgTTTCTTTGGACAGGCATTTCCTATGGATTTTGATTCAATACATTTGAATAATTATCCAAGCTTCAATTATATTCACAAATAAGTAATTCTAATACACACTCCCTGCTATCTTTTCTCTGAGTAGTAATTCATATACTTCTT
The sequence above is a segment of the Penaeus vannamei isolate JL-2024 chromosome 31, ASM4276789v1, whole genome shotgun sequence genome. Coding sequences within it:
- the bonsai gene encoding small ribosomal subunit protein uS15m; its protein translation is MAFSLRLAGRCISGAARYGVHPGFNGVKTTSLVPFSKPNGVNIPAIDQRRHYAMRLELTEYGIMWRRPKYVPSWQPEKSGDLEGVKEPELSTPNLKVQPAKDVLDQVDEVTRRLLSIEFSSHKENLKIQRHELCKKIQRHQHDTGSMEVAIAMMTIKIRNLQKETFKCKKNIVQRCYLQELIDRRKKTLKHLRRMDYKRFEWLIGELNIIFRPPPRYYRWVARKASLKKLVRMRKREIIHKKLNEYKESLESQKEPFLKEKAETLKWIAETEKSLGLPVSVTVPEATSSSA